The following proteins come from a genomic window of Aspergillus oryzae RIB40 DNA, chromosome 4:
- a CDS encoding uncharacterized protein (predicted protein), which translates to MSTRVTPNPGRYFPQVPLRVYQALFISVQVATSSSGYCTGTGKMEQQELSPQHSKTMADPLSVHNGSSSFFNASIRVLCLILRSICLFPRVLGMGKVSIKELVLSSSSFPQHEVE; encoded by the exons ATGTCTACCCGTGTGACGCCAAATCCCGGGAGATACTTCCCCCAAGTTCCTCTGCGAGTGTACCAGGCCTTGTTTATCTCTGTCCAAGTAGCTACTTCGTCTTCTGGGTACTGCACAGGCACTGGTAAAATGGAGCAGCAGGAACTTTCACCCCAGCACAGTAAAACAATGGCGGATCCATTGTCTGTACACAATGGCTCCAGCTCCTTTTTTAACGCTTCTATTCGAGTCTTGTGTCTCATCTTGCGGTCCATTTGTCTCTTTCCCCGCGTATTGGGAATGGGTAAAGTTAGTATAAAGGAGCTGgttctgtcttcttcctcatttcctc AGCACGAGGTTGAGTAA
- a CDS encoding uncharacterized protein (predicted protein) — MLPTIIETRIYNIYQFIYFVKHSKISRGDNGGTSDSAHHIPYNVSICMPRQTNFTGYRNHFRMPSPQSGGVGNSVFVRQWHVRMKLEEARKDLSSVDRNKAPWIIAVAAGHRPWYISAKNESGTVCEDCRKVFEPIFLKHGVDLVLSGRTHLYERNAPIRTFNADPNGLNNPSAPCKLTSHNRTHLTHEFISSSNGTVLDAATLFKSRDCSGNH, encoded by the exons ATGTTACCAACAATCATAGAGACAAGAATTTATAACATCTATCA ATTCATTTACTTTGTTAAACATTCCAAAATAAGCAGGG GTGACAACGGTGGTACAAGCGACTCAGCGCATCACATCCCCTACAATGTCTCCATCTGTATGCCCCGTCAAACCAACTTCACCGGCTATCGTAACCACTTCCGCATGCCCAGCCCCCAGTCTGGAGGTGTGGGCAACTCCGTATTCGTTCGACAGTGGCATG TCCGGATGAAATTGGAGGAAGCGAGG AAGGATTTGAGCTCTGTGGATCGAAACAAGGCCCCATGGATTATCGCCG TCGCAGCCGGTCACCGTCCCTGGTACATCAGCGCCAAGAACGAGAGCGGCACAGTCTGCGAAGACTGTCGTAAGGTTTTTGAGCCGATCTTTCTCAAGCATGGCGTTGACCTCGTGCTCTCTGGTCGCACGCACTTATACGAGCGAAATGCACCAATCAGGACTTTTAATGCTGACCCTAACGGCTTGAACAACCCCAGCGCCCCATG CAAGTTGACTTCCCACAACCGCACGCACCTAACCCATGAGTTTATCAGCAGTTCCAACGGGACTGTGCTTGATGCTGCTACTCTTTTCAAGAGCCGGGACTGCAGTGGGAATCATTGA